A region of the Methylomagnum ishizawai genome:
AGATGATCGAATTCGCCTGCCGCTACGACAAGCCGGTGCGGATCGGCGTGAACTGGGGCAGCCTGGATCAATCGGTCTTGGCGCGGCTGCTGGACAAGAACGCCCAGCGGGCCGACCCGGAACCCTTGGAAGCCGTGATGAAGGAAGCCGTGATCGCCTCCGCGCTGGAAAGCGCCGCCAAGGCCGAGGAACAGGGCTTGCCGCGCAGCCGCATCGTGGTGTCCTGCAAGCTGAGCCGGGTGCAGGATTTGATCGCGGTCTACCAGAGCCTTTCCGCCCGTTGCGACTATGCCCTGCACCTGGGCCTGACCGAGGCCGGCATGGGCACCAAGGGCATCGTGGCCTCGACCGCCGCGCTGGGCGTGCTGTTGCAGCAAGGCATCGGCGACACCATCCGCGTCTCGCTCACCCCGGAACCCCAAGACAACGACCGCACCCGCGAAGTCATCGTGGCCCAGGAAATCCTGCAAACCATGGGGCTGCGCTCGTTCACGCCGATGGTCACGGCCTGCCCCGGTTGCGGGCGCACCACCAGTACCTATTTCCAGCAATTGGCCCAGGACATCCAAAGCTATCTGCGCCACCAGATGCCGGTGTGGAAGAAGCAATATCCCGGCGTCGCCGAGATGCAGGTGGCGGTGATGGGGTGCGTGGTGAACGGCCCTGGGGAAAGCAAGCATTCCCATATCGGCATCAGCCTGCCCGGCACCGGCGAAGACCCGGTGGCCCCGGTGTACGAGGATGGCGTCAAGACCGTGACCCTGAAGGGCGAGCGCATCGCGGAGGAATTCCAGGCGCTGGTCGAAAGGTATGTCGAGAGCCATTATGGCTCCGGGGCGCAGGCCCAGTAAGCTTGAGCGGCCCGGCGGCGCTAGGCCGTGCGGGCCGATGATCCCGCTTCCAAAGCCTCCAACCACGCCAATTCCCCCTCCCCGAACCCCGCCGCGAGCCGTGCTTCCCGGTTGAACGGTCCCCGCACCGCGCCTTTTACGTGGGTCCGCACCAGCTCGAAATAAGCCGCCTCCGGCTCCAAACCCCGCGCCGCGCAGACCTCCCGGAACCAGCGGGTGCCGAAAGCCACATGGCCGATTTCCTCGCGCAGGATCATCTCCAGAATCGCGACGCTCTCGGCATCGCCCAGTCGCCGGAGCTTCGCGATCATGCCGGGCGAGACATCCAAGCCCCGCGCTTCCATGAAGCGCGGCACCAGGGCCAGCCGCGCCAGCACATCGTCGGCGGTGGTTTCGGCCAAGTCCCACAACCCCCGGTGCGCCGGGCAATCGCCATAGGTGCCGCCGAAATCCTGGAGCCTTCGGTCCAGGGCGCGGAAATGCTTGGCTTCCTCGATGGCGACCCGCAGCCAATCCAGGCGGAATGCGTCGGGCATGTCGCGGAAGCGGTAGCCGATATCGAAGGCCAGATGGATGGCGGTGAACTCGATATGGGCCAGGGCGTGCAGGAAGGCGAGGCGTCCGGCGTCGGTGTGGAGGCCCCGGCGCGGCAAATCGCGGGGATCGACCAGACGGGGCCGCTCGGGAAACCGGACCGCGGTGGCCGGGCGGGGCGGTTCCGGCGCGGCGAAGTCCAGATGGCCGGATGCGAGCGCCGCCGCCGCCCGGTCGGTGGCGGCGAGCTTGGCGGCGATGGAGGGGGAATAGAGGCAGGCTTCCGCCAGGGCGTGGAAGGATTCAGTCGGCATAATGGGCGCTGGCCTGGATGACTTTGCGGTCCGGGCCGAAGCGCAGCACTTCGATCACCAGACGCCCGCCCGCCCCGCGATAATGCAGGGCGAGGCTGTCCACGCCGACCAAGGTGGCGATGGGCTCGAAACGCAGGTCGGGAATCAGCGCCAGCGCCTTGGCCCAGTACGCGCCCACCGCCGCCTTGCCGCGCAGCACGCCGGAAGGTTCCTCGGCCAGCTTTTGGATCATGGGCGAAGCCATCTCGAAGTCGTCGGCGTAATGCGCCAGGACGCGCGGCAGGTCGTGGTTGTTCCAGGCCGCCAGCCATTCGGCGGCGAAGTGTCGGGCGAAATCGGGGTCCATGGTCTGGGTCTCGGGATGGGGAAAAAGGGCATTCAGCCGGAAAACGGCCCGACATTCAAGACGCGGCGGATTTCGTCGGTCTTGAAGCCCAAGGCCATCGGACGCCGCACGCCGGGCAGCGCCACCACGTCATAGAGTTCCTCGACCATGCCGTCCAGCCGCAGGCTATGCACCAGATCGCCGCTTCTAAGGTCGATCACTTGCACCCCGCAACGCGGTTCCACATCGCGGTCGCGTAAGCGTTGGTCCAGGTCTAGCCCGGCGAAGGTCTTGTTATGGCGCGGCTTGGACAGGCCGACCAGGGCGTAAGACCCATGGAAACTCAGGCCGCGCAGATAGCCGGGACAGAAACACACCGGCTCGAAGCGCCCGGCGGCGGTATCGACAAAGCCGAATTCGCCGGTCCCGGAATTCAGCAGCCACAGCCTACCGTCATGCCAGCGCGGCGAATGCGGCATGGACAGCCCGGAAAGCACGGTTTCGCCGCTGCCGACCTCGATCACCACCCCGCCATCGCGGCGGCGGTCGCGCCAACCGTCGGCGGCATCGCTGCGGCTGACGGCGGTGACGAAGGCGGGTAGTCCATCGAGCATCGCCAGCCCGTTGAGGTGGCAGCGGTCTTCCGCCGCCAGCTTGCTGATGAAGGGCGGTTTCCAGACCGGCACGAAGCTATGGGCCTCGCTCAGCGTCGCGAGGCAACTGAACAAGGTGTTGACGAAGATCAAGCGCCCGTCGCGGTCCACCCCGAGGTCGTGGGCATCGACATCGCCCGTGGTATAGCCGACCTGCGGCAGGTAAAGCCGGTCGTAGCCGTCCTGGGCCTGGCCGGGTTCCAGCAGGTTCTCGAAGCGCCAGATTTGGAACAGGCTGCCGAGGTAGAGGCTATTCCCCTGGGCGCACAGGCCCATGCAGCGGTTGAAACTGCGTTCGAAC
Encoded here:
- a CDS encoding TIGR03032 family protein yields the protein MESPRTPSLEISASRQLTAWMAETGIGFAFTTYQIGKLFFVGLKPDGGLSLFERSFNRCMGLCAQGNSLYLGSLFQIWRFENLLEPGQAQDGYDRLYLPQVGYTTGDVDAHDLGVDRDGRLIFVNTLFSCLATLSEAHSFVPVWKPPFISKLAAEDRCHLNGLAMLDGLPAFVTAVSRSDAADGWRDRRRDGGVVIEVGSGETVLSGLSMPHSPRWHDGRLWLLNSGTGEFGFVDTAAGRFEPVCFCPGYLRGLSFHGSYALVGLSKPRHNKTFAGLDLDQRLRDRDVEPRCGVQVIDLRSGDLVHSLRLDGMVEELYDVVALPGVRRPMALGFKTDEIRRVLNVGPFSG
- a CDS encoding ferritin-like domain-containing protein; this translates as MPTESFHALAEACLYSPSIAAKLAATDRAAAALASGHLDFAAPEPPRPATAVRFPERPRLVDPRDLPRRGLHTDAGRLAFLHALAHIEFTAIHLAFDIGYRFRDMPDAFRLDWLRVAIEEAKHFRALDRRLQDFGGTYGDCPAHRGLWDLAETTADDVLARLALVPRFMEARGLDVSPGMIAKLRRLGDAESVAILEMILREEIGHVAFGTRWFREVCAARGLEPEAAYFELVRTHVKGAVRGPFNREARLAAGFGEGELAWLEALEAGSSARTA
- the ispG gene encoding flavodoxin-dependent (E)-4-hydroxy-3-methylbut-2-enyl-diphosphate synthase, which encodes MIVRKNTVGVRIGDVQIGGGAPIVVQSMTNTDTADIDGTVAQVVDLARTGSELVRVTVNNEEAAAAVPHIRERLDRQGCKVPLIGDFHFNGHKLLEKYPACAEALAKYRINPGNVGRGAKRDPQFAQMIEFACRYDKPVRIGVNWGSLDQSVLARLLDKNAQRADPEPLEAVMKEAVIASALESAAKAEEQGLPRSRIVVSCKLSRVQDLIAVYQSLSARCDYALHLGLTEAGMGTKGIVASTAALGVLLQQGIGDTIRVSLTPEPQDNDRTREVIVAQEILQTMGLRSFTPMVTACPGCGRTTSTYFQQLAQDIQSYLRHQMPVWKKQYPGVAEMQVAVMGCVVNGPGESKHSHIGISLPGTGEDPVAPVYEDGVKTVTLKGERIAEEFQALVERYVESHYGSGAQAQ
- a CDS encoding nuclear transport factor 2 family protein; translation: MDPDFARHFAAEWLAAWNNHDLPRVLAHYADDFEMASPMIQKLAEEPSGVLRGKAAVGAYWAKALALIPDLRFEPIATLVGVDSLALHYRGAGGRLVIEVLRFGPDRKVIQASAHYAD